The sequence below is a genomic window from Candidatus Nanopelagicales bacterium.
AGATACCCCACCGCACCGGTCGCGTCCTCGGCGTACCAGATGTCGCGGAATGTGCGCTGGGTGCCCTCGCCATCGGGTCGGCGAGGCGCCAGGCGTGGCACGCACGTCGGCACGTCTCTCAGGGCCACCGCTGCCGGGAGCTTGAAGGAAGTTCTGCCCGGGCGTCGCACGTGGGACAGCCACACAGCTCCGTCCCCGGTCGCCCGACACACGGCACCATGGCGGCGGTCCAAGATTTGGCCCGGGGCTCCAAGCAGCATGTCCTCGGCCCAACCCCCGTAGACGAACAACTCCTCGTCGGCGACCTCGTCGACAACGCCGGGCGCTGACGTCGCTGAGTACAGAACTCGCAGCACGTCATCGGTGGACGTCGTCCAGTCGATCCGACGCTCAGTGACGCGCACACCGGGTCTTGGACCTCCGCGCACTTCGGGGTCGGAGTAGTCCAGCGGGACCGGTCGGTAGGTTCCGTTCTCGAAGCGCTTCACCGCGGTCAGCACCGCGCGAGTCGCGGCCTCGGTTACCTCGAGGCGATAGATGCTCGCCTTTGGGGCGAAGCGCATAGGCAGTTCCGCCGTCGCCCACACGTCTCCTCCGTCAAGCTCCCCGGCCGCCTGCAGAACGGTGACGCCCCAGGTCCGCTCGCCGTGCAAGATCGCCCAGTCCAGCGACGCTGGTCCGCGGTCCCCGACGATTCCCGGGTGGACTACCAGGCACACATGGCGCCGCCAAACCGAATCCGGGATGCGGCGAGTGAGCATGGGGCAGATGATGAGGTCAGGTCGCGCCAGTTCTGCGGCGCTCTCCATCGCACGCGCGGTGAGGCTCAGTTCGACAGTCACCCGATGGCCCAGCTCCTCCAGCTCCGTTTGGAGCCGCTGGCTGAGTCCGTTGTGCGCGGACGTGAGGAACAGGATGCGCATCAGCAGATCCGAGGCAGCTGCTCACCCATGAGCATGTCGACGATTCTGCGTGAGCCAAGCGTGGTTCGCATGAACACTCGCCCCGGATCCGGCTCGCGAACGTGTCCGATCAGGACCGCGTCGCAGGCCTCGGGACGGGCCCGCCATGCTGCCAGCACATCGTCGACAGCATCGGGGGAAACGATCGCGACGCAGCAGCCCTCGTTGGCCACGTGGAGCGGGTCAAGGCCGAGCATCTCGCAAGCCGCGCTCACCGCTGACGGAATCGGGATCGCGTCTTGGTCGATCTCGATTGACACGCTCGAACTAGCGGCGATCTCGCACAGCGAGGACGCCAGTCCGCCTCTGGTCGGGTCCCTCAGGACCCGGATACTGTCCGGTCCGGGGGCGACGCGGAAGGCGGCTTCGACGACTCGGTGCAGCGGCTGGGAGTCGGACGTGATGTCGGAGTCGAAGTCCAGGCCCTCCCGGACGCTCATGATCGTCATTCCGTGGCGGGCGATCGAACCCGACACGATCACGCAGTCACCCGGCCGTGCCCGATCCGCCGCGGGTGCGACCGCCGGAAGCACCGCACCGACGCCGGCGGTGTTGACGAAGAGCCGATCCGCCGCGCCTCTGCCGACGACCTTCGTGTCCCCGGTGACAACCTCGACGTCTGCCGCTTGCGCCGCATCGGCGACGGACTCGACGACGCGGCGCAGGTCGTCGATGTGCAGCCCTTCCTCGACGATGAACGCCAGAGACAGGGCCTTCGGGAGCGCGCCCATCATGGCCAGGTCGTTGATGGTGCCATGCACCGCCAACTTGCCGATGTCGCCGCCCGGGAAGAACAACGGACTGACGACGTAGGAGTCAGTTGTG
It includes:
- a CDS encoding hydrogenase maturation protein, giving the protein MRILFLTSAHNGLSQRLQTELEELGHRVTVELSLTARAMESAAELARPDLIICPMLTRRIPDSVWRRHVCLVVHPGIVGDRGPASLDWAILHGERTWGVTVLQAAGELDGGDVWATAELPMRFAPKASIYRLEVTEAATRAVLTAVKRFENGTYRPVPLDYSDPEVRGGPRPGVRVTERRIDWTTSTDDVLRVLYSATSAPGVVDEVADEELFVYGGWAEDMLLGAPGQILDRRHGAVCRATGDGAVWLSHVRRPGRTSFKLPAAVALRDVPTCVPRLAPRRPDGEGTQRTFRDIWYAEDATGAVGYLNFDFANGAMTTSQCQRLLGALGGAASRPTKVLVLQGGDEFWSTGINLATIEAARDPGAEAWRNISAIDDVVAALIQMTDKLVVAALHGNAGAGGVPLALAADYVWCRRGVVLNPHYRSMGELYGSEYWTYLLPRKVGTDLTNVLTQGMQPLGIPRAVDIGLVDEMSDSVNGTFQEWVRGRATTLANDPGLDHLLDEKVRDRAIHEDDKPLQRYREEELAEVATQFFDPGHPFHQARRDFVRKRQPTLTPQHIARHRTELWW
- the hypE gene encoding hydrogenase expression/formation protein HypE, with amino-acid sequence MTSVPRPGTRATDSALPDPLAATCPAPRTDKDTVLVGHGSGGQLSQRLMSDVIGPALAPAAPGGTLNDAAIIRLGGVRLAFTTDSYVVSPLFFPGGDIGKLAVHGTINDLAMMGALPKALSLAFIVEEGLHIDDLRRVVESVADAAQAADVEVVTGDTKVVGRGAADRLFVNTAGVGAVLPAVAPAADRARPGDCVIVSGSIARHGMTIMSVREGLDFDSDITSDSQPLHRVVEAAFRVAPGPDSIRVLRDPTRGGLASSLCEIAASSSVSIEIDQDAIPIPSAVSAACEMLGLDPLHVANEGCCVAIVSPDAVDDVLAAWRARPEACDAVLIGHVREPDPGRVFMRTTLGSRRIVDMLMGEQLPRIC